The Tripterygium wilfordii isolate XIE 37 chromosome 5, ASM1340144v1, whole genome shotgun sequence DNA segment AATTCTCTATATTTTCTATTTCAATTTATGAAATCCGAAATTAGCCTTGAATTTGGATTAGAATCAGATTCCACTTGAATATTTCTTCTTCTGTTCAATTAGACAATCAACAGAATTTTCATACTCCACCTGAACTGGAATCTTTCCTTTTTAaagttcatttttcttttttctgacaCTCTCTTGCTGTTCTAGTCGGATGGGAAGTTTTAACCCTAGAGAAATTGTCTTAGTTTCTGCTATTATCTATGGAAACTATATTCTTGTGTTTCTATTGTTAGTTTGTTacgaatgattttttttacatCCATGCTTTTTGTTCTAGTAATTCAACTCAAAAACATTGGAACCGCAATGTTCAATTCAAATTTGTAACTAATGTTCTAATATAGGTTATACCAAACATTTAGTATACTTTATGCCTGGGTTTCTATATGGTTCTTTATCAACCTTTTATAGCGCATTCCATCTTTCCAATATTAAGTACAACTGCAACAGAATGTTAATAGATGAGGTTTGTCTCCTGCTTTTCAATGCTCATTGAAGTCTGATCATCTACAGCTCCTGAAGAAAGCCCACAAATCTTAGCTGTTGTTTCTCCGTTTATTCTGGGCCAAAAACCTATACCTCCTAATCGCCATAATAGAATTGAGAAAATGTCTAGAAGAAAAAGTTTCTCTCACAATTACAAATTCCCAGCAAGTGCGAAAATTTACACAGTGGCAGAGCTTCAAGCAGCTACAAACAGTTTTAGTGAGGATAATCTTCTTGGAGAGGGATCTTTGGGTTCTGTCTACAAAGCGGAGCTTCCTGTTGGTCAGGTATGCGATACACGTAAAAAAACATtatgaaatttatattaaataaaattccAACTGGTTCTCACAGTTAGCTAACCATGacttgtttctctctctcatttccAGATTTTGGCTGTGAAGAACATCAACATGGTTTCATTGTCTTTCCATGAAGAAGAACAATTCTTTGACGTGATATGCACTGCATCCCGGTTGAGGCATCCGAATATTGTAACACTTCTTGGGTACTGCCTAGAACATGGACAGCATCTTCTTGTGTATCAGTATATCAGTGATTTATCCCTTGACAACATTCTGCATAGTCAAGCATACAAACCATTGTCCTGGAACCTTCGTCTCTGTATTGCCCTTGGTGTTGCTCGAGCTTTAGAGTAAGTATTTTTCAAATATCTCTCTTTAATGTCTAATATCTTTTGTTATTACTGAGAGTATTTCTTCTACCTTAAAGCTTTGGTGCTCCTGTAACAACCTTCTTGAGGCTACTTGTATTGCCTCCTTAAGTCCTTGTAATTTGgtgcaccttcttggtgcctttgaataaatttcttttcctttcaaaaaaatcttttgtcCCAAGTTGCGGTACTAGTGGATAGATTTATGAGGCACCAGACATCCCAATAAAGGAATGACGCCCACACCCTTCCCCCCGGGCTTTAATTATTTCCATTTCTCTCATGATGATTTATTTCAGCTATTTGCACTCCTCATCACCTCCAGTTGCTCATAGCAATATAAAGGCTGCCAACATTTTACTTGATGAAGAACTTATGCCTCATCTCTGTGATTGTGGGTTAGCTGCTTTGAAGCCCCTTGCAAGCAACAGTGTCAAACTTCGGGTAAGTACCTCTATGAATAAGTGTGACGTTGTACAATTTTTTGCAAGCTTTTGATTTAGCTTACTCATCTCAGtaaactttttttgttttgccacCTTAAAATGAGCAATAAGGTGAAAGGATTAGCCAATGCTGTAAAAATTTTGAAAGATTTCTTCACTATGCTTATGGCTTATAAGTTCTGTATGGAGTTAGCTGAATCTCTCTCCCTTTTTCTCTTAATTTATTGATATGGATGTTCAGGCAAGATCTCAAAGTGTCTGTATACCAAAATACTTCTTTATACACTTTATAAGCTCTAAATTCTGTTTTCGCAAGTATTTTCTGTGTAAGCTGCCTGTTtttcatatacatataatatatctGTAAGGAAAAAtagcaaaataaaagaaatactaAACGAACTCTTCATTTATGCAAACAGGCTTCTGAAATTGCTCTTGGGGACACTGGCTACATTGCACCTGATCATGGGCAGCCAGGAAGTGACAACACAAAGAGTGACATTTTTGCCTTTGGGGTGTTGCTTTTGGAGCTATTAACTGGAAGGAAACCTTTTGATGCGTATGGTTCATGCCCTCCTTCACTATCCAAAATTTCACAatatttgtgtgttttttaatTGTCTCTGTCCAAATGCAGTTTAAGACCTAGAGAAGAGCAATCTTTAGTAAAATGGGCCTCATCCCAGCTTCATGATGGCAAGAGTTTGGAACAGATGGTTGATCCAAGCATCAAGAGGACGCTCTCCTCCAGGTGTCTCTCCCAATTTGCTGATGTTGTCTCCCCCTGTATTCAGGTATTAGCATCACTTTTATACAAAATGAATGAGGTGTGCAAATAGCATATTGGATGGaagattggtttttttttaggTTCACGAGAAGAAATTTATGATGATCTAGTTTTAAATGTCTGTATCATGTGAAGGTGAGATTATAGCTTTTGGTAGCTTAATTTATTTTGTAGAATATCATCTCTTCAATAGGCTCATTTTAAACCTCGTGCTTGTACATTGAAACTAATCAAAGCTTGCAGTTTGcttaattttcaattgaaaCCTTTGACGATTAGTTGGTGACTGTAGAGTTAAAGTTGGTCTTTGCATTGACCTTGGCTCTGTTAGAATTTATACACGCATGCAATGTAGACACGTAAATAAGAACCTATGATGCACTAACCGATCTGTAGTTTCAAGAATAGATCATGTATATTTCCTCTTCTTTTATTTCTGGAGAGCAGTTAACAAATTATTTGTGCTTTTGAAATAACAGTCTGAGAAGGAATTTCGACCACAGATATCTGAAACTGTGGAATCTCTCACCCGTCTATTAAAGAGAGTTGCATCAGCAAAAAGCAGTGTGGCAGATGGTATTGAAGTTGATCCATTTGAAAGGTCTTTTCGCTCAACCCACACCCGCTTCATGGCCTCACCCACAGTGAGCTTTTTGTCTGTCTGATCTCGTAACTAATCAGCTGAACTGAAGCTGATTTTGCTTAGGTTGAATCATTCTGAAATCAGTACAGcagcattttttttcttgtaactTTTGGAAATGCTGTGACTATTAAGCTCAATTGCTGCTGAGCATTTCAGGCTAGGGTCACTGAAGGCCACTTCAGTCGTAGCCAGCGTGCTTGAGAATGTGTTTCTTGTGCGGTATTTACAGTAGTGATTTTGATCCCATTAGACCAATTCTCTTTAAGACTTGAATAGCCATGCTgcgtttgtgtttttttacacTCGTCTGATTCAATAGTCTGTGTTGCCTCTTCAGGAGAAACAGAGACTGTTGAATGATGCATTCAATCATTCTCAGCACAAATGAGCATGTAtagaaaaaatgagaaaaattatttatccaggaaaagataaaaagaaaatataggGACTTCAGACTCACTTCGCTatcattttaatttgaaaatcaaatcccGAAACCAACCTTTCTGACATCGATCGGCCCAAGAGTTTACATGCTAGCACTACTTGAGAGGGTATTGAATGATTTCTCCAATTATATTAACAGGCCTTCCATCAAACATTGATGATAGATAGGGTACGTACTCTCACTCGAAAAGCTTCTTCAGTTCCTTGGTTTTTTTAAGAGCTGCTTCCTGCGATAGAATATTCATATTACCATCTCCACCAAAACGTGGAGGAAATAAGAAAAAGTTAGGTCGATGGGGAGATTTCGAATGTCCTCCGCAGTTTGCATTTTCCGAGAAAATTTTTCACTTTCTCCGGAAGGATTTTAGGCATCGAGTGGTGAAATTGGCCGTTTCGTTTGGAAGAGATCACTGTTCAGCTCAGCTCCCGCGGTTTCGGGTATGGGCTTGGATTCGAGCCTCGAGGCGTAACCATTTCTGGGCCCAATGGACCTGCTAAGGGTAAATAGATAAAAGAGGGAGGGCAATATGGTAAACATGTTTCACTCGGGAAGGCACAGCTAGGCGCTAGCGAGCGGCGGAGGACCTCTCTGAAACCGTttgttgtgaatagaccaaaatatttttgattcAGGGCAGCTTACCTTACTCGTCTTCTACAGATATCGTCTTCGTCGAATCAAATCGCAAGGTGCATCGGTAATAATCTCTAGTCCTCTCTCGATTAACATTCTTGTAGATCTAGCTCTATTGGCCTACTCGCACTTTGGATGAATCATTTGCAGCCATATCTAGGTTTGAAATAGCAAATAACCATTCTTTACTTATCAGAAAAATACTTTCTCTATAGGATCGTTCGTCTTTTATGCTGCGTTTGTAtggaaaatttttaattttggtatTTGGTCTTATGGGTTTtaatttgtgtgcaatttctgTTTGGAAACGGTGGTGGGAAATCCTTTATAATATGCGATGTGAATTAATTTggaatttcttattttgtttgctCTCTTTGATTGTTGGCATATGCACCCTTTGCCTTCATTTTTGCAACAATGATAGGAAGGAAAAGCAAGAATAAACCCTACTA contains these protein-coding regions:
- the LOC119998613 gene encoding protein STRUBBELIG-RECEPTOR FAMILY 2, with translation MAKQCSNWYLTVIVFSAILASQASADTDPLDVSAVVALEDLYNALHNPPQLKGWRSAGGDPCVESWTGVSCYGSSVIHLKLPGLGLRGTLGSELQNLHNLKHLDICCNNIQGEIPYGLPPNSTNINLAFNELTQNIPHSLSLLKYLRHLNVSHNLLAGPIGNVFTGLESLKVMDLSYNNFTGDLPSSFGSLTNLTELFLHNNQFTGSIIYLADLPLTHLNIQGNHFSGIIPSQFQSIPYLWIDGNRFHTGANYPPWNFHWDNATMEQNFTGPQTTQSSAIENYPSSQAGGRRKKRMGPGGIACMVVGAVLLTTCAALIIAFRIKRYRALKLQSFESSNSTMHSLPISTARAPEESPQILAVVSPFILGQKPIPPNRHNRIEKMSRRKSFSHNYKFPASAKIYTVAELQAATNSFSEDNLLGEGSLGSVYKAELPVGQILAVKNINMVSLSFHEEEQFFDVICTASRLRHPNIVTLLGYCLEHGQHLLVYQYISDLSLDNILHSQAYKPLSWNLRLCIALGVARALDYLHSSSPPVAHSNIKAANILLDEELMPHLCDCGLAALKPLASNSVKLRASEIALGDTGYIAPDHGQPGSDNTKSDIFAFGVLLLELLTGRKPFDALRPREEQSLVKWASSQLHDGKSLEQMVDPSIKRTLSSRCLSQFADVVSPCIQSEKEFRPQISETVESLTRLLKRVASAKSSVADGIEVDPFERSFRSTHTRFMASPTVSFLSV